Proteins encoded in a region of the Prochlorococcus marinus CUG1416 genome:
- a CDS encoding DUF4922 domain-containing protein: MSLETYWKKALHQTQLSINDESLYPLKTRIITSDLYQNNDFIIRKLDTSNFNKERIYGPKQNPFCPWDKILEIDKIDDDHQLILNKYPVQKGHILLITNNWKPQNGWLDINDWKAIQKVNKDTSGLWFFNSSPIAGASQPHRHFQLLRRAKDEISCPREKWFLEMKLDKDRDSKLKKNIIVSKFNFLENSISLYELYLELSMKLGLGDTISDVKPRYPYNLLITNKWIAIIKRSNDHIHGFSINGLGFAGYLLVTEKSDINYLKKFGPEKLLESFV, translated from the coding sequence ATGAGTTTAGAGACATATTGGAAAAAAGCACTTCATCAAACTCAATTATCGATTAATGATGAATCTCTATATCCTCTAAAGACAAGAATTATTACTAGCGATTTATATCAAAATAATGACTTCATAATTAGAAAGCTTGATACTTCAAATTTCAACAAAGAAAGAATTTACGGCCCTAAGCAAAATCCATTCTGTCCATGGGATAAGATACTAGAAATCGATAAAATTGATGATGATCATCAATTAATCTTAAATAAGTATCCTGTACAAAAAGGACATATTTTACTGATAACAAATAATTGGAAACCTCAAAATGGATGGTTAGATATTAATGATTGGAAAGCTATCCAAAAAGTTAATAAAGATACTAGTGGATTATGGTTTTTCAATAGTTCTCCAATTGCAGGAGCAAGTCAACCTCACAGGCATTTTCAACTTCTACGTAGAGCTAAAGATGAGATATCCTGCCCTAGAGAAAAGTGGTTTTTAGAAATGAAATTAGATAAGGATAGGGATAGTAAGCTTAAAAAAAATATTATTGTATCCAAATTTAATTTCTTAGAAAATTCAATATCTCTTTATGAATTGTATTTAGAATTATCTATGAAATTAGGCCTTGGGGACACTATCAGTGATGTGAAACCAAGATATCCTTACAATCTATTAATAACTAATAAATGGATTGCAATTATAAAGAGGAGTAATGATCATATCCATGGATTCAGTATTAACGGTTTAGGATTCGCAGGATATTTACTAGTAACCGAAAAATCGGATATTAATTATTTAAAAAAATTTGGTCCAGAAAAACTTCTAGAAAGTTTTGTTTGA
- a CDS encoding molecular chaperone DnaJ has protein sequence MDIPENSNTKRISIDLPEELISRFDQLRKEWGFRARGPVIEKILKELLQEDDLVPKNQQQEIDFNEKKNNNEKLNIDENTALVLIKSDINQDNKKEVNEISLSKRVSNNDQYKEKANSNINLPNFVEKKVKNLRRSIKSEKLKENINDIQINTIKETELIKCRIALISHWKTLYGTVPNDHVLEASMDWFGRDIWPNLDGTENLPFTWSAANKFMSELCPFWIKKNPSLEVVLLMIGVLEDPFATSDLINRIPTLMRRFVSRFKRNNRSNSFETLDSTMTVHGALKLLNLSTSAGSAHTLRKIREAYKSIALETHPDAGGSTDQMRKLNEAYQLLKNLYRN, from the coding sequence TTGGATATTCCTGAAAATTCAAATACAAAAAGAATTTCAATTGATTTACCTGAAGAACTAATTTCTAGGTTTGATCAATTACGAAAAGAATGGGGATTTAGAGCAAGAGGACCTGTAATTGAAAAGATACTTAAAGAACTTCTTCAAGAGGATGATTTAGTACCTAAGAACCAACAGCAAGAAATAGACTTTAACGAGAAAAAGAATAATAATGAAAAATTAAATATTGATGAAAATACTGCATTGGTATTAATTAAATCAGACATTAATCAAGACAATAAAAAAGAAGTTAATGAGATATCTTTAAGTAAAAGAGTTTCAAATAACGATCAATATAAAGAAAAAGCCAACTCAAACATAAACCTTCCCAATTTTGTTGAAAAAAAAGTAAAGAATCTAAGAAGGAGTATTAAAAGTGAAAAATTAAAGGAGAATATTAATGATATTCAAATTAATACAATTAAAGAAACTGAATTAATAAAATGTCGAATAGCGTTAATTAGTCATTGGAAAACCTTATATGGAACTGTTCCTAACGATCATGTATTAGAAGCATCGATGGATTGGTTTGGAAGGGATATATGGCCAAATCTTGATGGAACAGAAAATCTACCCTTTACGTGGAGTGCCGCCAATAAATTTATGTCTGAATTATGCCCATTTTGGATAAAGAAAAATCCATCCCTTGAAGTTGTTTTATTAATGATTGGCGTTTTAGAAGACCCTTTTGCGACATCAGATTTAATTAATAGGATACCTACACTAATGAGGAGGTTTGTAAGTAGATTTAAGCGAAATAACAGATCAAATTCATTTGAAACTTTGGACTCAACAATGACGGTACATGGAGCACTTAAATTATTGAATTTATCAACATCCGCAGGATCAGCCCATACATTGCGAAAAATTAGGGAGGCATATAAATCAATAGCCTTAGAGACGCATCCAGATGCTGGAGGATCAACAGATCAAATGAGAAAATTAAATGAAGCGTATCAATTGCTAAAAAATCTATATAGAAATTAG
- a CDS encoding DUF2237 family protein, with translation MTINNQVQLNVLGENIEVCSCEPMTGWFRDGFCNYDKTDGGNHSICCVMDDNFLKYSKSQGNDLITPMPAYSFPGLKDGDHWCICLDRWKQALLDGLAPKVILESTNIVVLESVPLDKLKEYQFNKK, from the coding sequence ATGACCATAAATAATCAAGTTCAATTGAATGTATTAGGAGAAAACATTGAAGTTTGTAGTTGTGAACCTATGACAGGCTGGTTTAGAGATGGATTTTGCAATTATGACAAAACTGATGGAGGAAATCATTCTATATGTTGTGTTATGGATGATAATTTCCTGAAATATAGTAAATCACAAGGTAATGATTTAATAACTCCTATGCCTGCTTATTCCTTCCCAGGACTTAAGGATGGTGATCATTGGTGTATTTGTCTTGATAGGTGGAAGCAAGCATTATTAGACGGACTTGCTCCTAAAGTAATATTAGAATCAACAAATATTGTAGTCTTAGAATCAGTACCTTTAGATAAATTGAAAGAATATCAATTTAATAAAAAGTGA